In a genomic window of Planctomycetaceae bacterium:
- a CDS encoding CheR family methyltransferase has product MADPGTPAQLTRKEFKLFRELIYAEAGISMSEAKFQLVESRLQKRLRKLQLNSFSRYYDFLQNEDRNGEERLQMINALTTNKTDFFRENHHFEYMREELLPSIEAQARETGHYKLRIWSAACSTGEEPYTLAMTLLEYFGAAKAAQWDIRILASDVDTDVLANAEQGVYHEDKADEIPADLRKRYFRKEVRGKDTVWVAGPELKQLIAFRRINFIESPWPINTSFDIIFCRNVMIYFDEPTQDRLVSRFAEQLVPEGHLFIGHSESIMRIEGVYRPLGKTIYRLNPGKGATSARSLSKAAQLPSPTPSTGLRRSTGAGLAASSGGTARERLRQRIDSQASTQSFSTGTMGKGPDASHAIIVGEIKASSSPCKVSTVVGSCIAVCLYDPIAHVGGMNHFMLPANKSDDRVCASYGVHAMELLINEIMKLGGDRRKLVAKVFGGGNVLKSSGCSLDIGGRNANFAMQFLDTDCIPIVSKDVGGRHGRQVQFLTHTGQAFVRPVKQMAEIEAEMATVKQREEKPVAEPAGCYGSVELF; this is encoded by the coding sequence ATGGCAGACCCAGGAACACCAGCTCAGCTTACACGGAAAGAGTTCAAGCTCTTCCGGGAACTGATCTACGCCGAAGCAGGTATCTCCATGTCGGAGGCGAAGTTTCAGCTGGTGGAGTCCCGATTGCAAAAGCGTCTGCGAAAGTTACAGCTGAACTCTTTCAGTCGCTACTACGACTTCCTGCAGAATGAGGACAGGAATGGTGAAGAGCGTCTTCAAATGATCAACGCTCTGACGACCAACAAGACCGACTTCTTCAGGGAAAACCATCACTTCGAATACATGCGCGAAGAGCTGCTTCCTTCAATCGAGGCACAGGCGCGGGAAACCGGTCACTATAAGCTTCGCATCTGGAGTGCGGCGTGCTCAACCGGTGAAGAACCCTACACGCTCGCGATGACGCTGCTTGAGTACTTCGGGGCAGCGAAAGCCGCGCAATGGGACATCCGAATTCTGGCATCCGATGTCGACACGGATGTTCTCGCGAATGCGGAACAGGGTGTCTACCACGAAGATAAAGCGGACGAGATTCCGGCAGATCTGAGGAAAAGATACTTCCGCAAGGAAGTTCGCGGTAAAGACACCGTCTGGGTAGCGGGGCCGGAGTTGAAACAGTTGATTGCATTTCGACGCATCAACTTCATCGAATCACCATGGCCAATTAATACATCGTTCGACATCATCTTCTGCCGAAATGTCATGATCTATTTCGACGAACCAACGCAGGATCGTCTGGTCAGCCGCTTTGCCGAACAACTGGTGCCCGAGGGGCATCTGTTTATCGGGCACAGCGAATCGATCATGCGAATCGAGGGAGTCTATCGGCCGCTGGGGAAAACTATTTACCGACTCAATCCGGGTAAGGGAGCCACTTCCGCTCGATCTCTGTCCAAAGCTGCGCAGCTACCCTCGCCAACGCCGTCCACAGGACTTCGAAGGTCGACGGGGGCCGGATTGGCTGCATCGTCAGGTGGAACCGCAAGGGAACGGCTTCGACAGCGCATCGACAGTCAGGCGAGCACCCAAAGCTTCTCGACAGGCACGATGGGCAAAGGTCCGGATGCTTCGCACGCCATTATCGTTGGGGAGATCAAGGCATCCTCGAGCCCATGCAAAGTCTCTACGGTAGTCGGATCCTGTATCGCCGTGTGTCTGTACGATCCAATCGCTCATGTCGGGGGCATGAACCACTTCATGCTGCCGGCAAACAAATCAGACGACCGGGTGTGTGCCAGCTATGGGGTGCACGCAATGGAACTTCTGATCAACGAGATTATGAAACTGGGTGGGGATCGCAGAAAACTGGTTGCCAAAGTCTTCGGCGGAGGCAATGTCTTAAAGAGTTCCGGATGCTCACTGGATATCGGCGGCCGTAATGCAAATTTCGCCATGCAGTTTCTGGATACAGACTGTATTCCTATTGTCTCCAAAGATGTCGGCGGCAGACACGGTCGGCAGGTCCAGTTTCTGACACACACAGGACAGGCATTCGTGCGTCCGGTGAAACAGATGGCCGAGATTGAGGCAGAAATGGCAACAGTCAAACAAAGGGAAGAAAAGCCTGTCGCCGAGCCAGCAGGGTGTTATGGATCAGTCGAGTTGTTTTGA
- a CDS encoding YciI family protein, whose translation MSRGQYLGAAPLHPAVTATCVQVRDGVRTVSDGPYAETKEQLAGYFLIDVANLDEAIAVAGSIPGTTRGTTEIRPIIELTGMP comes from the coding sequence ATGAGCCGCGGGCAGTATTTGGGAGCCGCGCCACTCCATCCGGCTGTTACTGCAACCTGCGTGCAGGTCCGCGACGGCGTGCGCACCGTCTCCGACGGGCCGTACGCGGAAACCAAAGAACAGCTGGCTGGCTACTTCCTGATCGATGTTGCTAATCTTGATGAAGCGATTGCTGTTGCAGGCAGCATTCCGGGCACGACGCGCGGTACAACAGAAATTCGACCGATCATCGAACTGACGGGAATGCCGTAG
- a CDS encoding YciI family protein: MKYMLLIYGSENCWTEDERTECMIESMGICDELEKQGKYIASSPLHSVTTATSVRVRNDKRQITDGPFAETTEQLGGYYVIDVNHLDEAIAIAARLPPAKKGTVEIRPLFPLPEIPQTKQEN, translated from the coding sequence ATGAAGTATATGCTGTTGATCTACGGCTCAGAAAATTGCTGGACAGAAGACGAACGCACGGAATGCATGATTGAATCGATGGGCATCTGCGATGAATTGGAGAAGCAGGGAAAATATATCGCTTCCTCGCCGCTGCATTCGGTGACGACAGCCACCAGCGTTCGTGTACGCAATGACAAGCGGCAGATTACTGACGGTCCCTTCGCGGAGACGACCGAGCAGCTGGGTGGCTACTACGTCATCGACGTGAATCATCTCGACGAAGCCATCGCCATCGCCGCTCGTTTGCCACCGGCCAAAAAGGGGACGGTTGAAATCCGGCCTCTGTTTCCTTTACCCGAAATCCCTCAGACGAAACAGGAGAACTAA
- a CDS encoding chemotaxis protein CheW, protein MVSETSNATLCELAEGGSQFLTFQLAEEEFGIDILKVQEIKGLTHLTQIPNVPPYIKGVMNLRGTVVPVVDLRSRFNMPAAQYNQFTVIIIVTVGQKVMGLVVDAVSDVLNVADSDLESLPELGHGIDTAFITGMAKSSDRLITLLDIGRLLGSTQAA, encoded by the coding sequence GTGGTAAGCGAAACATCGAACGCAACATTGTGTGAACTGGCCGAAGGCGGAAGTCAGTTTCTGACGTTTCAGCTGGCCGAAGAAGAGTTCGGGATTGACATCCTGAAGGTCCAGGAAATCAAGGGTCTCACGCATCTCACTCAAATTCCCAATGTGCCGCCTTATATCAAAGGCGTGATGAATCTGCGAGGAACAGTCGTACCGGTAGTTGATCTGCGAAGTCGCTTCAATATGCCGGCCGCTCAATACAACCAGTTCACGGTAATCATCATTGTGACCGTGGGACAAAAAGTCATGGGACTGGTGGTGGACGCCGTTTCAGATGTCCTGAATGTGGCGGATTCGGATCTGGAATCTCTGCCGGAACTTGGTCACGGCATTGATACCGCTTTCATTACCGGAATGGCCAAGTCTAGTGATCGACTTATCACGCTTCTTGATATCGGCCGCCTGCTCGGCAGCACCCAGGCTGCGTGA
- a CDS encoding RNA polymerase sigma factor: MKPVDVELIYHRDSRKVYATLVRLLGDFDLAEEALHEAFASAIKQWPEQGVPANAVSWLVSTGRFKAVDMLRRRKRFSELQPELARRVSDIEAANQTSMEQDIEDDRLRLIFTCCHPAIDRHVQIPLTLREVCGLTTEEIARAFLMSPSTLAQRIVRGKAKIRDARIPFAIPSLIDLPERLDPVLSVIYLVFNEGYSASSGDQLVRVDLTEEAIRLARLLVELLPDPEAMGLLALMLLHESRRHARMDASGDIVLLEDQDRTLWNQEFIAEGQQLVEQALRSRRFGVYTIQAAISAVHAEARQASETDWEQIVALYDILLRADRSPVVELNRAVAIAMRDNIESGLSIIDDILARGELQHYYLIHSARGEFLRRLGRLDESKSAFEWAFSLAEQEPEKRFLRAKIASLNSKAQT, encoded by the coding sequence ATGAAGCCTGTCGATGTGGAATTGATTTACCATCGAGATTCGCGAAAAGTGTATGCCACTTTGGTTCGCCTGTTGGGTGATTTCGATTTGGCAGAGGAGGCCCTGCACGAAGCGTTTGCTTCAGCCATCAAACAGTGGCCGGAGCAGGGGGTGCCAGCCAACGCGGTGTCCTGGCTGGTTTCGACGGGGCGTTTCAAAGCTGTGGACATGTTGCGACGCCGCAAAAGGTTCAGCGAACTGCAACCAGAACTGGCGCGCCGCGTTTCCGACATTGAAGCTGCCAATCAAACCAGCATGGAACAGGACATCGAAGATGACCGGTTGCGTTTGATTTTTACGTGTTGTCACCCGGCGATCGATCGGCATGTGCAGATACCGCTCACGTTGCGAGAGGTCTGCGGCTTGACAACGGAGGAGATCGCTCGAGCGTTCCTGATGAGTCCCTCAACGCTGGCGCAGCGCATCGTACGCGGGAAAGCCAAGATTCGCGATGCTCGAATTCCATTTGCAATTCCTTCGCTTATTGATTTGCCGGAACGACTTGATCCCGTTCTCTCAGTGATCTACCTGGTTTTTAATGAAGGGTATTCTGCTTCCAGTGGCGACCAACTGGTGCGAGTGGATTTGACAGAGGAGGCGATTCGACTTGCCAGGCTCTTGGTCGAGTTGCTACCGGACCCGGAAGCGATGGGACTTCTGGCTTTGATGCTGCTTCACGAATCGAGACGCCATGCGAGGATGGATGCTTCCGGAGATATCGTACTGCTGGAGGATCAGGACCGTACGCTCTGGAATCAGGAGTTCATTGCAGAAGGGCAGCAACTGGTCGAACAGGCACTGAGGTCACGAAGATTTGGGGTCTATACGATCCAGGCGGCCATCTCCGCCGTCCATGCGGAAGCCCGGCAGGCGAGCGAAACGGACTGGGAGCAGATCGTTGCCCTGTACGACATATTGCTGCGTGCGGATCGGTCTCCTGTGGTGGAGCTGAATCGTGCCGTGGCGATTGCGATGCGCGATAACATCGAATCCGGCTTGTCCATCATCGATGATATTCTGGCACGCGGAGAACTACAGCATTACTACCTGATCCATTCCGCTCGCGGCGAGTTCCTGAGGCGACTTGGAAGACTCGACGAATCGAAATCGGCGTTTGAATGGGCATTTTCGCTTGCTGAACAGGAGCCGGAGAAACGATTTCTGCGGGCGAAGATCGCCTCGCTAAATTCGAAGGCACAAACATAA
- a CDS encoding VOC family protein: protein MEMKQRITPFLSYANQAEAAAEFYVSVVPDSRIIRKVLNPANQAVLTVEFEMCGMKFIALNAGQDWKFTEAFSLAIHCDTQEELDVLWDRLVDDGGEELACGWLKDRFGMCWQVWPSQLQSWFESENPSALQRMFEALWQMKKLDIATLQKAFDGCD, encoded by the coding sequence ATGGAAATGAAGCAAAGAATCACACCGTTTCTGTCGTATGCGAACCAGGCAGAAGCCGCCGCTGAGTTTTACGTCTCGGTCGTTCCGGATTCACGTATCATTCGCAAGGTGCTGAATCCCGCGAATCAAGCCGTGCTGACTGTTGAGTTCGAGATGTGCGGGATGAAGTTCATCGCTCTCAATGCGGGGCAGGATTGGAAGTTTACTGAAGCGTTCTCATTGGCGATTCATTGTGACACACAAGAGGAACTTGATGTCCTTTGGGATCGCCTGGTGGATGACGGTGGAGAGGAACTGGCATGCGGCTGGTTGAAAGACAGGTTTGGGATGTGCTGGCAAGTCTGGCCTTCACAATTGCAGTCCTGGTTTGAGTCTGAGAATCCATCTGCCTTACAACGCATGTTCGAAGCTCTGTGGCAAATGAAGAAACTTGATATCGCCACACTGCAGAAGGCCTTCGACGGCTGCGACTGA
- a CDS encoding chemotaxis protein CheA — protein sequence MNRFRAAFYEEAGEHLENMEGALLQLESASDDPELLNTIFRAAHSIKGASSTFGIEQVARFTHVLENLLDRLREGEVIVTSELIQLLLNSTDVLSALIDAEKNESAPPENIDMILDALHKCTGEPESAKSGVVDGTPQSETASDGEEVVSYEVTFLPSESFFLFGQNPLYLLADLKSLSNEFQAVPNVSKLPAIEELDPEKCYISWTIHLTTAQPEDAVHDVFMFVDDATSYEVKRLTAPAPPESKQAVQSDMPAESAPGEDPENEVKQSVDSPAADAQEEAKAPERRQADRRSGDERRNEGVSVATSSISRETVRVDRERLDKMINQIGELVIGTSMVEQDWMRHHADLESPALVQLGKIVRDLQEMSLSLRMVPIAASFQKMTRIIRDLSLRLGKQVRLETEGEETELDKTVVDQIGDPLLHMVRNSVDHGIETVEERLAAGKSAEGLICLKAYHQGGNFIIEIQDDGRGLDRDKILQKAIDREIVSESDVLSDEEVYGLIFAPGFSTAEQVTDVSGRGVGMDVVRRNVEALQGSISIRSVKGQGCRMIVRLPLTLAILDGLLVQVGVNSYVIPLLSVVESIKPDPDEIRSVLGRGEVITLRGEVVPLMRLNRILNMPTGGEPEDENLLVIVEDQGRKYALVVHELLGQQQVVIKNLEANFQKVPGVAGATILGDGRVALILDINGLCGLVGRTSGISDSTGVV from the coding sequence ATGAATCGATTTCGTGCAGCATTCTATGAAGAAGCTGGCGAACATCTTGAGAATATGGAAGGAGCCCTGCTGCAGCTGGAGTCTGCAAGCGATGACCCGGAATTGCTGAATACCATCTTCCGTGCGGCTCACAGTATTAAAGGCGCCAGTTCGACCTTCGGTATCGAGCAGGTCGCGCGATTTACCCATGTGCTGGAGAATCTCCTGGATCGACTTCGCGAGGGCGAAGTCATCGTGACTTCTGAGCTGATTCAGCTGCTCCTGAACTCAACGGATGTCCTGAGCGCCCTGATTGATGCCGAGAAGAATGAGTCCGCACCGCCTGAGAACATTGACATGATTCTGGATGCACTGCACAAGTGCACTGGTGAGCCTGAGTCGGCAAAATCAGGCGTGGTTGACGGCACGCCTCAGTCCGAGACGGCATCGGACGGCGAAGAAGTTGTTTCGTACGAAGTGACATTCCTTCCCTCTGAATCCTTCTTTCTGTTTGGGCAGAATCCGCTCTACCTGCTGGCCGATCTGAAGAGTCTCTCCAACGAGTTTCAGGCCGTTCCCAACGTTTCGAAGCTGCCGGCGATCGAAGAACTTGATCCGGAGAAATGCTACATCTCCTGGACGATTCATCTGACGACGGCTCAGCCTGAAGATGCAGTTCACGATGTCTTTATGTTCGTTGATGATGCAACCAGCTATGAAGTCAAACGCCTGACCGCCCCGGCTCCTCCTGAATCGAAACAGGCTGTCCAGTCTGACATGCCTGCAGAATCGGCTCCCGGCGAGGATCCTGAAAACGAAGTGAAGCAATCCGTGGACAGCCCAGCTGCCGACGCACAGGAGGAAGCAAAGGCTCCGGAACGCCGGCAGGCCGATCGAAGATCCGGCGACGAGCGGCGCAATGAGGGTGTCAGTGTCGCAACCAGCTCGATATCACGCGAGACAGTGCGTGTCGACCGGGAGCGACTGGACAAGATGATCAATCAGATTGGTGAGCTGGTCATCGGCACATCAATGGTGGAACAGGACTGGATGCGACATCATGCCGACCTGGAATCACCAGCCCTTGTGCAACTGGGCAAGATCGTTCGTGATCTGCAGGAGATGAGCCTGTCGCTGCGAATGGTCCCAATCGCAGCCTCATTCCAGAAAATGACACGAATCATTCGTGATCTCAGCCTGCGGCTCGGAAAACAGGTGCGACTGGAAACTGAAGGTGAAGAAACAGAACTCGACAAGACGGTCGTAGATCAAATCGGTGATCCGCTGCTGCACATGGTCCGCAACAGCGTCGATCACGGAATCGAGACTGTTGAAGAACGTCTTGCGGCCGGCAAATCGGCAGAGGGTTTGATTTGCCTGAAAGCGTATCATCAGGGTGGCAATTTTATCATCGAAATTCAGGACGATGGCCGCGGACTGGACCGTGACAAGATCCTGCAGAAGGCCATCGATCGGGAGATTGTCTCCGAATCGGATGTATTGTCCGATGAAGAAGTTTATGGATTGATCTTCGCCCCTGGATTCTCAACGGCGGAGCAGGTCACAGATGTTTCCGGGCGTGGCGTTGGTATGGACGTTGTCCGTCGGAACGTCGAAGCGCTGCAGGGCAGCATTTCAATCCGGTCAGTAAAAGGTCAGGGCTGTCGAATGATCGTTCGACTGCCTCTGACACTGGCCATTCTGGATGGCCTGCTGGTCCAGGTCGGAGTCAACAGCTACGTGATTCCACTGCTTTCTGTCGTCGAATCCATTAAGCCGGATCCGGATGAAATACGCAGCGTCCTTGGACGCGGTGAAGTGATCACTCTTCGCGGCGAAGTCGTCCCCCTGATGCGTTTGAACCGCATTCTGAACATGCCAACCGGTGGTGAACCCGAGGATGAGAACTTGCTTGTGATTGTCGAAGACCAGGGCCGCAAGTATGCACTGGTGGTACATGAACTTCTTGGTCAGCAGCAGGTAGTCATCAAGAATCTGGAAGCCAATTTCCAGAAAGTTCCCGGTGTCGCGGGAGCCACAATTCTTGGTGATGGTCGCGTGGCTCTGATTCTGGACATCAATGGTCTCTGCGGCCTCGTTGGCCGGACGTCGGGCATCTCCGATTCGACCGGAGTCGTCTGA
- a CDS encoding chemotaxis response regulator protein-glutamate methylesterase: MNKVRVLIVDDSALMRQLLTEILTKDPHLEVVGTAGDPYVARDKIMTLNPDVITLDVEMPRMDGLTFLEKLMASRPLPVVMVSSLTERGCQTTLRALELGAVDFVAKPKGDISTGMRDLARELVLKIRGASSAKVRPRSRSAQSPAEPIVKTQLQSSSLITGSNKVVVIGASTGGTEAMAEVLTKFPSDGPGVIATIHMPPGYTKSYAERLDRCCQVHVKEAVNGDRIQSGQVLIAPGDFHMEAVRSGSGYNVHISSGEKVSGFRPSVDVLFRSAARAIGSNAVGIILTGMGSDGALGMLEMKKSGAQTIAQDEATSVVFGMPREAISKGGVDFIRPLQRIADQAIACCKGQPAMA, translated from the coding sequence ATGAACAAAGTGCGAGTACTGATTGTTGACGATTCGGCATTGATGCGCCAACTGCTCACCGAGATTCTGACGAAAGACCCGCATCTGGAAGTTGTCGGGACTGCTGGTGATCCGTATGTCGCTCGCGACAAGATCATGACGCTCAACCCGGACGTCATTACTCTGGATGTCGAAATGCCTCGGATGGATGGGCTGACATTTCTCGAGAAATTAATGGCGAGTCGGCCGCTGCCGGTTGTTATGGTTTCGTCCCTGACCGAACGTGGCTGTCAGACAACGCTGCGGGCTCTGGAACTGGGCGCCGTGGACTTCGTTGCCAAACCCAAAGGCGATATCTCCACTGGTATGCGGGATCTGGCTCGCGAACTTGTCCTGAAAATTCGTGGCGCTTCTTCAGCCAAAGTCCGTCCGCGATCAAGATCAGCACAATCGCCTGCCGAGCCCATCGTGAAGACACAATTGCAGTCAAGCAGTTTGATCACAGGTTCGAATAAGGTGGTCGTGATTGGCGCATCGACTGGTGGAACAGAGGCAATGGCTGAGGTTCTCACTAAGTTTCCTTCCGACGGACCAGGTGTAATTGCGACAATTCATATGCCGCCAGGCTACACAAAATCATACGCCGAACGGTTGGACCGTTGCTGTCAGGTTCACGTGAAAGAAGCGGTGAATGGCGATCGCATTCAGTCCGGGCAGGTGCTGATCGCTCCTGGTGATTTTCATATGGAAGCCGTTCGCAGCGGTTCCGGGTACAACGTACATATCTCAAGTGGCGAAAAAGTGAGCGGCTTCCGTCCTTCGGTAGACGTACTCTTCCGATCCGCCGCCCGCGCGATTGGAAGCAATGCGGTTGGAATCATCCTCACAGGAATGGGCAGCGATGGTGCTCTCGGTATGCTGGAAATGAAGAAATCCGGCGCTCAAACCATCGCACAGGACGAAGCGACCTCGGTCGTCTTCGGTATGCCAAGAGAGGCCATTTCCAAAGGCGGCGTCGATTTCATCCGACCTCTGCAACGCATCGCTGACCAGGCAATTGCCTGTTGCAAAGGTCAGCCCGCCATGGCGTAG
- a CDS encoding methyl-accepting chemotaxis protein: protein MATKSAASSRSPKTKAKTATRRPASGRPPARRKAGDQVEGATVDEMKLSHYLMDEVSSAVMVVDTDLVVTYVNKATMDLFARHAATLKSVFPDFHAEDIIGTCIDRFHKAPEHQRRLLADPRNLPYRTDISLGDVNIGLYVTAIRDNKGEVSGYGLEWSDVTELRNSTGQLAAIDKSQAVIEFSMDGKILRANDNFLKTVGYTLDEIRGKHHSMFVPADYASSPEYRQFWAHLNEGRFDAGDYLRVGKGGKEIWIKATYNPIVDLNGRPIKVVKFATDITRQKEMERSIAEKQEADAKAAEELKSNVAQILEVANRVSRGDYSLEITVNGEDAVGQLGEGLRRFFADKQAAEAAERERSDRERRDSELQQRKVQQVLEIVNAVADGNFNIQVPDLGDDAVGQVAQALESAVSSIRSALAEVKSVAGTVASAASEMTAASNEISKGAQHQASSLEETASSLEEITSTVKQNTENAQQARQLANGSRDVAENGGRVVGDAVKAMAEINQASTRIADIITTIDEIAFQTNLLALNAAVEAARAGEQGRGFAVVAAEVRNLAQRSASAAKEIKTLIQDSVRKVENGTSLVNQSGKTLEEIVGSVKRVTDIVSEIAAASKEQLTGIEQVNKAVAQMDRVTQSNASQTEEMSGTATSLSQHSEQLLELVGQFRLETDVAEHSGRRHAAPAASGRSRGNSAIRNTEQELNNISNQVDRLVGNGFIEF, encoded by the coding sequence ATGGCAACAAAGTCCGCAGCATCTTCTCGTTCTCCAAAAACCAAAGCAAAGACTGCGACAAGACGTCCAGCATCGGGTCGTCCACCTGCGCGGCGGAAGGCTGGTGATCAGGTTGAAGGAGCAACAGTTGATGAAATGAAGCTGTCCCACTACCTGATGGATGAAGTTTCCAGTGCTGTAATGGTAGTGGACACCGATCTGGTGGTTACCTACGTGAACAAGGCCACCATGGACTTGTTTGCTCGTCACGCCGCGACGCTTAAGTCAGTCTTTCCGGACTTCCACGCGGAAGACATTATTGGCACTTGTATCGACCGCTTCCATAAAGCCCCGGAACATCAACGACGCCTGCTGGCAGACCCTCGCAATCTCCCATACCGAACTGACATTTCGCTTGGAGACGTAAACATCGGTCTGTACGTCACAGCGATCCGTGACAATAAGGGCGAAGTAAGTGGCTACGGACTCGAATGGTCTGATGTCACCGAACTGCGAAATTCAACCGGTCAACTGGCGGCGATCGACAAGAGCCAGGCTGTGATTGAGTTTTCGATGGACGGAAAGATTCTGAGGGCAAATGACAATTTCCTGAAGACGGTTGGTTATACGCTCGACGAAATCCGCGGCAAACACCACAGCATGTTCGTTCCGGCCGACTACGCCAGCAGTCCGGAATATCGACAATTCTGGGCGCACCTCAACGAAGGTCGATTCGACGCTGGCGACTATCTGCGCGTCGGAAAAGGCGGCAAAGAAATCTGGATCAAAGCGACATACAACCCAATCGTCGACCTGAATGGACGTCCGATCAAGGTTGTTAAGTTTGCAACCGACATCACGCGACAGAAGGAAATGGAACGCAGCATTGCGGAAAAGCAGGAAGCAGACGCGAAGGCTGCTGAAGAGCTGAAATCGAATGTTGCACAGATACTGGAGGTCGCGAACCGCGTGTCTCGAGGCGACTATTCCCTGGAGATCACGGTGAATGGAGAAGACGCCGTCGGCCAGCTTGGAGAAGGCCTCCGGAGATTCTTCGCAGATAAACAGGCGGCGGAAGCGGCAGAACGCGAACGAAGTGACCGTGAGCGTCGTGATTCAGAGCTGCAGCAACGCAAGGTTCAGCAGGTTCTGGAGATCGTGAATGCTGTTGCCGATGGCAATTTCAACATTCAGGTACCAGACCTTGGCGATGATGCTGTGGGTCAGGTTGCTCAGGCGCTTGAATCTGCTGTCAGCTCAATTCGGTCCGCGCTCGCCGAAGTCAAGTCTGTAGCGGGAACCGTCGCTTCAGCGGCCTCTGAAATGACGGCCGCTTCGAATGAGATCTCCAAAGGGGCTCAGCATCAGGCTTCAAGTCTTGAAGAAACTGCCTCAAGTCTCGAGGAAATTACATCGACGGTCAAACAGAACACAGAGAACGCTCAACAGGCTCGTCAACTTGCGAATGGTTCTCGTGATGTCGCTGAGAACGGCGGACGGGTTGTTGGTGATGCTGTAAAGGCCATGGCTGAGATCAACCAGGCTTCAACCCGAATCGCCGATATCATTACGACCATCGACGAAATTGCCTTCCAAACGAATCTGCTTGCCCTGAATGCCGCTGTTGAAGCCGCACGTGCAGGCGAGCAGGGTCGTGGCTTTGCCGTCGTAGCCGCGGAAGTCCGCAACCTTGCTCAAAGAAGTGCTTCGGCAGCAAAAGAGATCAAGACTCTTATTCAGGACTCTGTGAGAAAGGTTGAAAATGGCACCTCACTGGTCAATCAGTCCGGCAAGACGCTGGAAGAGATTGTTGGGTCCGTTAAGCGTGTGACCGACATTGTCAGTGAGATCGCGGCCGCCTCGAAAGAGCAGCTCACAGGGATCGAACAGGTGAATAAGGCGGTTGCTCAAATGGATCGCGTGACTCAGAGCAATGCGTCGCAGACCGAAGAAATGTCGGGTACGGCCACTTCGCTGTCTCAGCATTCAGAACAGCTGCTTGAACTGGTCGGCCAGTTCCGACTGGAGACGGATGTAGCCGAGCACAGCGGACGTCGACACGCAGCCCCTGCTGCCAGTGGTCGGTCCCGTGGGAATTCGGCAATCAGAAATACAGAACAGGAGCTGAACAACATCAGCAACCAGGTGGATCGGTTAGTCGGCAACGGCTTTATCGAATTCTAA
- a CDS encoding DoxX family protein yields the protein MAESGKRRIIGWGLSVLLVLFLIGASAVGKFTQWEGKAEMFAKMGWTEEVMFNIGVVEVAIAVMFLIPRTAFVAAILLAAYLGGAIATHVRAGEPFYFPIILGVLVWIALGLRMPDVFRLAFGFGNTKTPENKS from the coding sequence ATGGCTGAATCCGGAAAAAGAAGAATCATTGGCTGGGGCCTGAGTGTTCTGCTCGTCTTGTTTCTGATTGGAGCAAGCGCGGTGGGCAAGTTCACGCAATGGGAAGGCAAGGCCGAAATGTTTGCCAAAATGGGCTGGACGGAAGAAGTCATGTTTAACATTGGTGTCGTGGAAGTGGCAATAGCAGTCATGTTCCTGATACCACGCACAGCATTCGTGGCAGCCATTCTTCTTGCGGCTTATCTGGGCGGTGCTATCGCCACTCATGTCCGTGCGGGAGAACCATTCTATTTCCCGATCATTCTTGGGGTTCTGGTGTGGATCGCACTCGGACTTCGCATGCCGGACGTTTTTCGACTCGCTTTCGGTTTCGGCAATACAAAGACCCCGGAGAACAAATCATGA
- a CDS encoding VOC family protein, with translation MTRNPVGWFEIYVQEMERAQKFYEAVLQVELAELATPVPDLQMLAFPMHMEAGGAPGALVKMEGCPSGGMGTLVYFTCEDCASEESRVEAAGGKIFRPKMSIGQYGFITLATDTEGNLFGLHSLK, from the coding sequence ATGACGCGCAATCCCGTTGGCTGGTTTGAGATCTATGTTCAGGAGATGGAACGCGCTCAGAAGTTTTATGAAGCCGTTCTCCAGGTCGAGCTTGCAGAGCTTGCCACGCCGGTCCCTGATTTGCAGATGCTGGCCTTTCCCATGCATATGGAAGCAGGCGGTGCGCCCGGTGCACTGGTGAAAATGGAAGGATGCCCGTCCGGTGGGATGGGAACGCTGGTCTACTTCACGTGCGAAGACTGCGCAAGCGAAGAATCGCGAGTCGAAGCAGCCGGTGGAAAGATCTTCCGACCTAAAATGTCAATTGGCCAATACGGCTTTATTACTCTGGCAACGGACACCGAAGGCAACCTGTTTGGCCTGCATTCCCTGAAGTAG